One region of Mangifera indica cultivar Alphonso chromosome 3, CATAS_Mindica_2.1, whole genome shotgun sequence genomic DNA includes:
- the LOC123212588 gene encoding 3-isopropylmalate dehydrogenase, chloroplastic-like produces MAASMQLNVKPVKPVFYLKSASKHFTKLPTRVRCASAAVSTKRYSITLLPGDGIGPEVISVAKNVLKLAGSLEGIEFLFQEMPMGGSALDLVGVPLPEETLSAAKQSDAVLLGAIGGYKWDNNPKHLKPETGLLQLREGLEVFANLRPATVLPQLVDSSTLKKEVAEGVDLMVVRELTGGIYFGKPRGFGTNEDGEEIGFNTELYAAYEVDRIARIAFETARKRSGKLCSVDKANVLEASMFWRKRVIEIASEYPDVELSHMYVDNAAMQLVRNPKQFDTIVTNNIFGDILSDEASMITGSIGMLPSASLGASGPGLFEPIHGSAPDIAGQDKANPLATILSAAMLLKYGLGEENAAKRIENAVLHTLNKGFRTGDIYSAGNKLVGCKEIGEEVLKSVETPVPAAV; encoded by the exons ATGGCGGCTTCTATGCAACTAAATGTGAAGCCAGTGAAGCCCGTGTTTTATCTGAAATCCGCTTCCAAACACTTCACTAAGCTGCCGACAAGAGTCCGCTGCGCCTCCGCCGCGGTTTCCACTAAACGCTACAGCATCACCCTCCTTCCCGGCGATGGCATCGGCCCCGAAGTCATCTCCGTTGCCAAGAACGTTCTTAAGCTCGCTGGCTCCCTCGAAG gaattgaatttttatttcaagAGATGCCAATGGGAGGATCGGCCTTAGATTTGGTTGGAGTTCCATTACCAGAGGAGACTCTTTCAGCAGCAAAGCAATCTGATGCCGTCCTTCTCGGGGCAATTGGAGG TTATAAATGGGATAATAATCCAAAGCACTTGAAGCCAGAGACCGGGTTGCTTCAACTTCGAGAAGGTCTTGAAGTCTTTGCTAATTTGAGACCGGCAACTGTTTTACCACAG TTAGTGGACTCTTCAACATTGAAGAAGGAGGTTGCTGAAGGTGTTGACCTTATGGTGGTAAGGGAGCTGACTGGAG GTATTTATTTTGGAAAGCCGAGGGGATTTGGCACCAATGAAGATGGTGAAGAGATTGGCTTCAATACAGAGTTATATGCTGCTTATGAG GTGGATCGTATTGCTCGTATTGCATTTGAGACTGCTCGAAAGCGAAGTGGTAAACTATGCTCTGTTGATAAAGCGAATGTCTTAGAG GCTTCAATGTTTTGGAGGAAAAGAGTCATAGAGATAGCATCGGAGTATCCTGATGTTGAGCTCTCACACATGTATGTTGACAATGCTGCAATGCAACTTGTTCGCAATCCGAAACAG TTTGATACAATTGTGACCAACAACATATTTGGTGACATTTTATCTGATGAGGCTTCAATGATTACTGGAAGTATAGGGATGCTTCCGTCTGCTAGTCTTGGAGCATCG GGACCAGGGCTTTTTGAGCCCATACATGGTTCTGCTCCTGATATTGCTGGACAG GATAAGGCAAACCCGTTGGCAACTATACTCAGTGCTGCTATGCTATTGAAGTATGGCTTGGGTGAAGAAAATGCTGCAAAGAGAATTGAGAATGCAGTTTTGCATACCCTAAATAAGGGGTTCCGAACGGGTGATATATATTCGGCTGGAAAT AAATTAGTAGGATGCAAGGAGATTGGTGAAGAGGTCTTGAAATCTGTAGAGACTCCAGTTCCTGCAGCTGTTTGA
- the LOC123212193 gene encoding putative UPF0481 protein At3g02645, with protein MAHPVRSISSFVYPHAQLIDEKQWLSVVRSSIEQERSKSNSKVSIFVVPKTLMYMAPNCYTPQHVALGPNHYWRPELHDMEGYKIAAAKSVQQQLRYQSLEFKDLVQKFKGEFVPDLQAYYQRFIRLGDEILAWVMAVDTAFLLEFLQVTFYAVEENKKSKIPLVTSVGGEILSAEDDVVHKKAYALSLMSQMRDYAGSLASRNAILRDVIMLENQIPLFLLREMLTVQFSTTEESANNILFPMLKAFCKEVCPFKFMVDSSTKIEVSKSAHLLHYMYQMVLNVEKLSPPENKTKTEEEDDKHKENSLSASDNIVTLLSKVKSLLSNLKLPKKLKPIAKATALVVKIPWHWIYKQKDDDSLGDNDDSNKAAEIEIPSATKLEKAGISFSAVRRGKFPDIIFFDSKRARFKLPTITLDENTEVVLRNLVAYEASNPSHSLYFTRYTELMNGIIDTAEDVKLLKRRGIIQNGLKSDEEAVKLWNGMSRSIRSTKVRELDDLIKEVNRYYNRGWLIKAKKYVENYVYESWQFLTLLAAILLLLLEMFQAVCSVYNCNTIFHFENPAE; from the coding sequence ATGGCTCATCCTGTGCGGAGCATCTCTTCATTTGTATATCCTCATGCCCAGTTGATCGATGAGAAGCAATGGCTCTCCGTCGTCCGAAGCAGCATCGAGCAAGAGCGCTCCAAGAGTAACAGTAAAGTTTCCATTTTCGTCGTCCCCAAAACCCTGATGTATATGGCTCCTAATTGTTACACTCCACAGCATGTTGCCCTCGGTCCCAATCATTACTGGCGGCCTGAGCTCCATGACATGGAGGGATACAAGATTGCCGCCGCGAAAAGTGTTCAACAGCAGCTTCGATATCAAAGCCTTGAGTTCAAAGATCTTGTTCAGAAATTCAAGGGGGAGTTTGTGCCGGATCTTCAAGCTTACTATCAAAGGTTTATACGTTTAGGTGACGAAATTTTGGCCTGGGTGATGGCAGTTGACACAGCTTTCTTGCTTGAGTTCCTTCAAGTAACATTCTACGCCGTTGAAGAAAATAAGAAGTCAAAGATACCTCTTGTAACTTCTGTTGGTGGCGAGATTCTTTCAGCGGAAGACGACGTGGTGCATAAGAAAGCGTATGCCCTCTCATTGATGTCACAAATGCGAGATTATGCAGGAAGTCTAGCATCTCGTAACGCGATTTTAAGAGATGTGATCATGCTTGAGAATCAAATTCCTTTGTTTTTATTAAGAGAGATGCTAACTGTTCAATTTTCTACCACAGAAGAATCagcaaataatattttgtttcccATGTTGAAGGCTTTTTGTAAAGAGGTTTGCCCTTTCAAGTTCATGGTTGATAGTTCAACAAAGATTGAAGTTTCAAAGAGTGCCCACTTGCTCCATTACATGTACCAAATGGTTCTGAATGTTGAAAAATTATCACCTCCAGAAAACAAAACGAAGactgaggaagaagatgataaaCACAAAGAAAATTCTCTCAGTGCAAGTGATAACATTGTTACACTCCTGTCAAAGGTTAAAAGTCTTCTTTCCAATCTAAAATTGCCCAAAAAGTTAAAACCAATAGCTAAAGCTACTGCATTAGTTGTTAAAATTCCTTGGCATTGGATCTATAAACAAAAAGATGACGATTCTTTGGGAGACAATGATGATTCCAACAAAGCAGCGGAGATCGAAATCCCCTCTGCCACAAAACTCGAAAAAGCCGGCATCAGTTTTTCTGCCGTTCGGAGAGGTAAATTCCcggacataattttttttgactCCAAAAGAGCAAGATTTAAGCTACCCACCATCACTTTAGATGAAAACACAGAGGTGGTTTTGAGAAATTTAGTGGCATATGAAGCGTCAAATCCTTCACACTCATTGTACTTTACACGTTACACTGAACTGATGAATGGGATTATTGATACTGCTGAGGATGTGAAGCTTCTGAAGAGAAGAGGCATCATCCAGAACGGCTTAAAAAGCGATGAAGAGGCAGTGAAGCTATGGAATGGCATGAGTAGATCAATTAGATCGACAAAAGTGCGTGAGTTGGATGATTTAATCAAAGAGGTTAATAGATATTACAATCGAGGATGGTTAATTAAGGCTAAAAAATATGTGGAAAATTATGTGTATGAATCTTGGCAATTTCTCACATTGCTGGCTGCGATTCTGCTCTTGCTATTGGAGATGTTTCAAGCTGTTTGTTCGGTCTACAACTGCAACACCATATTTCATTTCGAGAATCCGGCTGAGTAA
- the LOC123210939 gene encoding putative UPF0481 protein At3g02645: MPLNLNPNFDEHRWVINIRRILDEEIDEDDDESSACIFNVPKSLTCSHPESYTPHLVAIGPYHHWRPELFEMERYKLVAAKRAQRQLQCLKFQSLVEQLIMLEPKIRACYHKFLDFSGETLAWMMAIDALFLLHFLQIYAVREGKALSRHNVILRDIVMLENQMPVFVLRKMLEFRFESLESADDTLFSMLMGLCREISPFKMMQELPKIELSYCPHLLDFLYHMFVPKLEGTTEMIDVEDHCEAEEQFLRKTWRLLSELLNKISVCFIHVLKSRPVKAIVKVPWTILSNLPGFVILKHLVSFIFFSQRIEENKPENESYKISQPPLVEEIAIPSVTELSKAGVRFAPTNGSISTVSFDVESVTFYLPTVSLESNTEVILRNLVAYEASKASGPLVFTRYTELMNGIIDTEDDVRLLGERGIILNRLKSDEEAAKLWNGMSKSIRLTKVPFLDEVIEDINKYYEARWRVKIRKFMKHHVFSSWQFLTLLAAILLLFLMMLQAFCALYGCSRSSRNRTIQRLS, from the coding sequence ATGCCCTTGAATTTAAATCCAAATTTTGATGAGCATCGATGGGTAATTAACATCCGTCGAATCCTAGATGAAGAAATTGATGAAGACGATGATGAATCCTCAGCCTGTATTTTCAATGTCCCCAAAAGCTTAACGTGTAGTCATCCAGAGTCATACACACCGCATCTGGTTGCGATCGGTCCTTACCATCATTGGCGTCCCGAGCTCTTCGAGATGGAAAGATATAAACTCGTTGCAGCAAAAAGAGCTCAAAGACAACTTCAGTGTCTCAAGTTTCAAAGCCTGGTTGAGCAATTGATTATGCTTGAGCCGAAGATTCGGGCATGTTACCACAAGTTTTTGGATTTCAGTGGTGAAACTCTGGCATGGATGATGGCCATTGATGCTTTGTTCCTGCTCCACTTCCTTCAAATCTATGCTGTCAGAGAAGGTAAAGCTTTATCTCGGCATAATGTTATTCTGAGAGATATTGTGATGCTTGAGAACCAAATGCCGGTTTTCGTACTGAGGAAGATGTTAGAATTCCGATTTGAATCGTTGGAATCAGCCGATGATACATTGTTTTCGATGTTAATGGGATTATGCAGAGAGATTTCACCCTTCAAAATGATGCAAGAGTTACCAAAAATCGAGCTCTCTTATTGTCCCCATTTGCTAGACTTTTTGTACCACATGTTTGTGCCGAAATTGGAAGGGACAACCGAAATGATCGACGTAGAAGATCACTGTGAAGCTGAAGAGCAATTTCTAAGGAAGACCTGGAGGCTGCTTTCGGAATTACTAAACAAGATTTCGGTCTGTTTTATTCATGTGCTAAAGTCAAGGCCAGTCAAAGCCATAGTAAAAGTCCCTTGGACAATTTTATCTAACCTTCCTGGATTTGTGATCTTAAAACATCTTGtttcattcattttcttctcccaAAGAATTGAGGAAAACAAACCAGAAAATGAGAGTTATAAGATTAGCCAACCACCATTAGTAGAAGAAATCGCAATCCCTTCTGTCACTGAGCTTTCAAAAGCCGGGGTTCGTTTCGCACCCACTAATGGCAGCATCTCCACCGTTAGTTTTGACGTTGAGAGTGTCACATTTTATCTTCCCACAGTTAGTTTAGAGTCAAACACTGAGGTGATTTTGAGAAATTTAGTAGCATATGAAGCATCAAAGGCATCAGGGCCACTGGTTTTCACTCGTTATACGGAATTGATGAATGGGATTATCGATACTGAGGATGATGTGAGGCTGCTAGGGGAAAGAGGTATAATTTTGAACCGTTTAAAGAGTGATGAAGAGGCTGCAAAACTTTGGAATGGGATGAGCAAGTCAATCAGATTGACCAAAGTACCATTTTTAGATGAAGTTATTGAAGATATTAACAAGTATTATGAGGCTCGATGGCGAGTCAAAATTCGAAAATTTATGAAACATCATGTATTTAGTTCTTGGCAGTTTCTAACGTTGCTGGCTGCCATCTTGCTCTTGTTCTTAATGATGTTACAGGCATTTTGCGCTCTCTACGGCTGTTCTCGGTCGTCTCGCAACAGGACAATTCAGAGGCTATcttaa
- the LOC123210496 gene encoding pentatricopeptide repeat-containing protein At1g80550, mitochondrial, whose product MFSSTISRCFNRISLRSRTQILLFPTSYFHSNPHNFDQETVHNTLSSYANDWNRAFEFFNWVETDHQFNHTTETYNRMIDILGKFFEFDLSWNLIHRMKQNPLSLPNHATFRVMFKRYVNAHLVNEAVDTFNRLGEFNLRDDTSYCNLVDSLCEYKHVIEAQELCFGENKIVGFNNNCTKIYNMILRGLFKMGWWGKCREFWEEMDKRGVVKDLHSYSIYMDIVCKSGKPWKAVKLYKEMKKKGIEIDVVAYNTVINAIGLSEGVDFALRVYREMQEFGCKPNVVTCNIIIKLLCQNGRMEEAYEFLGKMPKKGCLPDVFTYHCLFRCLEKPREILRLFDRMIESGIQPKMDTYVMLLRKFERWGFLRPIFVVWKKMEELGCSPDEFAYNALIDALIQKGMLDEARKYDEEMLAKGLSPRPRAELGTKLVQGED is encoded by the coding sequence ATGTTCTCTTCAACCATTTCTCGTTGCTTTAACCGAATTTCTCTTCGCTCCCGCACTCAAATTCTTCTCTTTCCCACTTCCTATTTCCACTCTAATCCTCACAATTTTGACCAAGAAACTGTACACAACACTCTCTCCTCCTACGCCAATGACTGGAACCGCGCATTCGAGTTCTTCAACTGGGTCGAAACGGACCACCAATTTAATCACACTACCGAAACCTACAATCGTATGATTGATATCTTGGGTAAGTTCTTTGAATTTGATCTCTCTTGGAACTTAATTCACCGCATGAAACAAAACCCCCTTTCACTTCCCAATCATGCCACATTTCGTGTCATGTTTAAGCGTTATGTAAATGCGCATCTTGTTAATGAAGCAGTTGATACATTTAATCGATTGGGTGAGTTTAATTTGAGAGATGATACTTCGTATTGTAATTTGGTGGATTCTCTTTGTGAGTATAAGCATGTGATTGAGGCTCAAGAATTGTGTTTTGGGGAGAACAAGATTGTGGGGTTTAATAACAATTGTACAAAGATTTATAATATGATTCTTAGAGGGTTGTTTAAGATGGGGTGGTGGGGTAAGTGTAGGGAGTTTTGGGAGGAAATGGATAAGAGAGGTGTTGTTAAAGATTTGCATTCGTATTCAATATATATGGATATTGTGTGCAAGAGTGGGAAGCCTTGGAAGGCAGTGAAATTGTACaaggagatgaagaagaagggGATTGAGATTGATGTGGTTGCATATAATACAGTTATTAATGCCATTGGGCTCTCGGAGGGTGTTGATTTTGCATTGAGGGTATATCGTGAGATGCAAGAGTTTGGTTGTAAACCTAATGTTGTGACTTGCAATATCATTATCAAGCTTTTGTGTCAGAATGGGAGGATGGAGGAAGCATATGAGTTCCTTGGTAAAATGCCTAAGAAGGGTTGTTTGCCAGATGTGTTTACTTATCATTGCCTTTTTCGATGTCTTGAGAAGCCGAGGGAGATTCTGAGATTGTTTGATAGAATGATTGAAAGTGGGATTCAGCCAAAGATGGATACTTATGTGATGCTTTTGAGAAAGTTTGAGAGATGGGGTTTTCTTCGACCAATTTTTGTGGTGTGGAAGAAGATGGAAGAGCTTGGGTGTAGCCCAGATGAATTTGCTTACAATGCTTTGATTGATGCTCTAATTCAAAAGGGTATGCTAGATGAGGCTAGGAAGTATGATGAAGAGATGTTAGCTAAAGGTCTTTCACCTAGGCCAAGAGCAGAGTTGGGAACAAAGCTGGTGCAAGGAGAGGATTAG